A stretch of Actinomycetota bacterium DNA encodes these proteins:
- a CDS encoding recombinase family protein, protein MQTATAKKKSISMIPSKPEYDRSIKPQFKALRVAAYCRVSTTLEQQETSYEAQVSYYTEKIKSNPNWKLAGIYADDGKSATNTKKRDDFNAMIEDCMAGKIDMVITKSVSRFARNTVDSLQNIRKLKEKNVAVFFEKEGVNTLEGTGELLITILSSQAQEESRNLSENTRWGLVRRFENGIVSVNHNKFLGYTKDKNGELVIVPEEAELVRRIFRLYLEGSSIIQITKILESEGITTVTGKSQWCPGVIDKMLSNEKYMGDVLQQKTYTIDFLTKKRVKNKGIVPQYYIEDDHEAIIPKDLYYQVQEEKARRASLSKTAAARRAKQDKEKSKYSSKFALSDIMVCKECGQPYRRQVWSKYGQKSAVWRCENRLKNGTKNCKHSPTFKEEILHEAIMTAINSVVENRGEFVGAFRENVIRVIGSYSTKNVPTEYDRQIEKLQGEMLALIEENAKQGSITEDFDEKYRTISEQINDLKQKKLELVREQKMAANFQQRLDDMDACLKKTTCEVREFDNDLVRRLLQSIKAVKDDLIEIQFKSGIVMNQRVSYFD, encoded by the coding sequence ATGCAGACAGCGACAGCAAAAAAGAAAAGCATATCTATGATACCCTCCAAGCCGGAGTATGACAGAAGTATAAAGCCCCAATTTAAAGCCCTGCGGGTTGCAGCATACTGCCGCGTCAGCACCACGCTGGAGCAGCAGGAAACCAGCTATGAAGCCCAGGTATCCTACTATACCGAAAAAATCAAGAGTAATCCCAACTGGAAGCTTGCAGGTATCTACGCCGATGACGGGAAGAGCGCTACAAATACCAAAAAGCGTGACGACTTCAACGCCATGATCGAGGACTGCATGGCCGGAAAAATTGACATGGTCATCACCAAGTCGGTCAGCCGTTTCGCGAGAAACACGGTAGACAGCCTCCAGAACATCCGCAAGCTCAAGGAAAAGAACGTCGCCGTATTCTTCGAAAAAGAGGGCGTGAACACCCTGGAGGGTACAGGCGAGCTTTTAATCACCATCCTGAGCAGCCAGGCGCAGGAGGAAAGCCGGAACTTAAGTGAAAACACCCGGTGGGGTCTTGTCAGACGGTTTGAGAATGGCATCGTCTCGGTCAACCACAATAAGTTTTTAGGCTACACAAAGGATAAGAACGGCGAACTAGTCATCGTACCGGAGGAAGCGGAGTTGGTCAGACGTATTTTCCGCCTCTACCTTGAAGGGAGCAGTATCATACAGATTACAAAGATATTAGAATCGGAAGGTATCACCACCGTCACAGGAAAGAGCCAGTGGTGTCCAGGCGTCATCGACAAGATGCTGAGCAATGAAAAATATATGGGCGACGTCCTTCAACAGAAAACATATACCATTGATTTTCTCACCAAAAAGCGGGTGAAGAACAAAGGCATCGTCCCCCAGTATTACATAGAGGATGACCATGAAGCCATTATCCCCAAGGACCTTTATTATCAGGTGCAAGAGGAAAAAGCAAGACGTGCAAGCCTTAGCAAAACTGCGGCAGCCCGAAGGGCAAAGCAAGACAAGGAAAAAAGCAAATACAGCTCCAAATTCGCATTAAGTGACATTATGGTATGCAAGGAATGCGGCCAGCCTTACCGCAGGCAGGTATGGTCTAAATACGGCCAGAAAAGCGCTGTATGGCGATGTGAGAACCGCCTGAAGAACGGAACCAAGAACTGCAAGCACTCCCCTACGTTCAAAGAGGAAATCCTGCATGAAGCAATAATGACAGCCATTAACAGCGTCGTGGAAAATCGCGGCGAGTTTGTAGGCGCCTTCCGGGAGAACGTCATACGGGTCATCGGAAGCTACTCGACTAAGAATGTGCCCACAGAATATGACAGGCAGATAGAAAAGCTCCAGGGTGAAATGCTGGCACTGATAGAGGAAAATGCCAAGCAAGGCTCCATAACAGAGGATTTTGATGAGAAATATAGGACAATTTCGGAGCAGATTAACGACCTGAAGCAGAAAAAGCTGGAGCTGGTGAGGGAGCAGAAAATGGCAGCGAATTTTCAGCAGAGGCTGGATGATATGGATGCCTGCCTGAAGAAAACCACCTGCGAGGTTAGGGAATTTGACAATGATTTGGTCAGGAGGCTCCTGCAGAGCATAAAGGCCGTAAAAGACGATCTGATAGAGATCCAATTCAAATCCGGAATCGTGATGAACCAAAGGGTTTCATACTTCGATTAA
- a CDS encoding recombinase family protein produces the protein MMQRHMPIGYKLVEGKIQLDEPKAAVVKKIFADYLSGTSTSALAKLLTEMGFPNANNKASWNHGSIGKILENVKYLGDEFYPQMISTELFEQVQKRRKERCEQLGRSIQPNSANRQYPFTGKLRCGECGEVYRKYIEHCGRTSEKSFWKCKRYIYKNRVCCRCGFLTDEQIEKAFLEAVNRILARIQILDRKTKKEPIPNNPEFNRLDQRIKELEAEGRYSSNELPALIFKRAQALYKTARIDDAEYNTEKMKQAFSGREPLTEFDEELFLTVIKQITVYADHRLVFEFINGLTMEAKY, from the coding sequence ATGATGCAAAGGCACATGCCCATAGGATATAAGCTGGTAGAGGGTAAAATACAGCTGGATGAACCAAAGGCGGCTGTTGTAAAAAAGATATTTGCAGACTATCTGTCCGGTACTTCCACCTCTGCCCTCGCAAAACTGCTGACCGAAATGGGCTTTCCAAACGCCAACAACAAAGCCTCCTGGAACCACGGCTCTATCGGCAAGATACTGGAGAATGTCAAATACCTTGGGGATGAGTTCTATCCGCAGATGATTAGCACCGAGCTTTTTGAGCAGGTGCAGAAACGCCGCAAGGAACGCTGTGAACAGCTGGGGCGAAGCATCCAGCCAAACAGTGCGAACCGCCAATACCCATTCACCGGAAAGCTCCGATGCGGAGAATGCGGCGAGGTTTACCGCAAATACATAGAGCACTGCGGCAGAACGTCGGAAAAGTCCTTCTGGAAGTGCAAGAGGTATATTTACAAGAACCGAGTGTGCTGCCGATGCGGTTTCCTCACGGATGAACAGATTGAAAAGGCCTTCCTCGAGGCAGTCAATAGGATTTTGGCAAGGATACAAATCCTCGACCGGAAGACCAAGAAAGAGCCAATTCCCAATAACCCTGAATTTAATAGATTGGATCAGCGCATTAAGGAGCTGGAAGCAGAAGGGCGATATTCGTCCAATGAACTTCCGGCTCTTATTTTTAAGCGGGCACAGGCCCTTTATAAAACAGCAAGAATCGATGACGCCGAATATAACACCGAAAAGATGAAGCAGGCGTTTTCAGGCAGAGAGCCTCTCACAGAATTCGATGAGGAACTGTTTCTGACGGTGATAAAGCAAATCACGGTATACGCCGACCATCGGCTGGTGTTTGAATTTATAAACGGATTAACCATGGAAGCCAAATACTAA
- a CDS encoding helix-turn-helix transcriptional regulator: MSIHCRLSVLMGEKRYKIKDVHEKTGLARTTISNLYHDKMERVDYETLNKLCELFECSAGDILEYKRD, from the coding sequence ATGTCGATACATTGCAGATTATCCGTGCTGATGGGTGAAAAAAGATACAAAATAAAAGATGTGCATGAGAAAACAGGGCTTGCGAGAACTACAATCTCAAACCTATATCATGACAAGATGGAGCGGGTTGATTACGAAACGCTTAATAAGCTTTGTGAATTATTCGAATGTAGTGCTGGTGATATTTTAGAGTACAAAAGAGACTAA